A region of Pseudoalteromonas aliena SW19 DNA encodes the following proteins:
- the aroC gene encoding chorismate synthase has product MAGNSIGQLFKVSTFGESHGVALGGVVDGTPAGLEITEADLQIDLDRRKPGQSRYTTQRRESDQIKILAGVFEGKTTGTSIGLLIENTDQRSQDYGKIKDVFRPGHGDYTYWHKYGLRDYRGGGRSSARETAIRVAAGAIAKKYLKQFHGIEVKACLSQLGPIKAETFDWDEVENNLFFFPDASKLEALDEYMRDLKKQGDSVGAKVKVVASNVPVGLGEPVFDRLDAELAHSLMSINAVKGVEIGDGFDVVEQKGSEHRDELTPEGFTSNHAGGVLAGISTGQDIIASIALKPTSSITIPGNSINTSNEAVEMITKGRHDPCVGIRAIPIAEAMMAITLMDHLLRQRGQNPHVNHQHGPIKGSID; this is encoded by the coding sequence ATGGCAGGTAATAGCATTGGACAGTTATTTAAAGTGTCCACCTTTGGTGAGAGCCACGGCGTTGCATTAGGCGGCGTTGTTGATGGTACTCCCGCAGGTCTTGAAATCACAGAGGCCGACTTACAAATTGATTTAGATCGCCGAAAACCAGGCCAAAGCCGTTATACAACGCAGCGCCGTGAAAGCGATCAAATAAAAATATTAGCAGGCGTTTTTGAAGGTAAAACCACAGGTACTAGCATTGGTTTATTAATTGAAAACACCGATCAACGTTCGCAAGATTACGGCAAAATTAAAGATGTATTTCGCCCAGGTCATGGCGATTACACGTATTGGCATAAGTACGGCTTGCGCGACTATCGCGGTGGTGGGCGTTCATCTGCACGCGAAACCGCAATCCGAGTCGCAGCAGGGGCTATCGCTAAAAAATATTTAAAGCAATTTCATGGTATTGAAGTTAAAGCATGCTTAAGCCAGCTAGGTCCTATTAAGGCTGAAACGTTTGATTGGGATGAAGTTGAAAATAACTTATTCTTCTTCCCTGATGCAAGTAAGCTTGAAGCGCTTGACGAATATATGCGCGACCTTAAAAAGCAAGGTGACTCAGTTGGCGCTAAAGTAAAAGTAGTGGCAAGCAACGTACCGGTAGGTCTAGGTGAGCCCGTATTTGACCGCCTTGACGCCGAACTTGCACACTCCTTAATGAGTATTAACGCAGTTAAAGGCGTGGAAATTGGTGATGGCTTTGATGTGGTTGAGCAAAAAGGCTCTGAGCATCGTGATGAGTTAACCCCTGAAGGTTTTACATCAAACCACGCCGGTGGTGTACTTGCGGGGATTTCGACAGGGCAAGATATTATTGCTTCTATTGCGCTTAAACCAACCTCGAGCATTACTATTCCTGGCAACAGTATTAATACGAGCAACGAAGCGGTAGAGATGATCACCAAAGGTCGTCATGATCCGTGTGTGGGCATTCGTGCAATCCCGATTGCTGAGGCAATGATGGCTATTACATTAATGGACCATTTACTGCGTCAACGCGGTCAAAATCCACATGTAAATCATCAGCACGGGCCAATTAAAGGCTCGATTGATTAA
- a CDS encoding zinc-ribbon domain containing protein translates to MYLDHPRYGNKPIVTNISMAVEAIERAHWHYSNLKYFPNTVILADIEKQNYAIYPRTLYVDIEVQCGACSRAFIFFAQEQQYWFEVLGFWVDSHCTHCFGCRKHARYILTLRKRYDMLANAANKTVSEKTEHKALAKTLYCLGIIKNINKVNG, encoded by the coding sequence ATGTACCTTGATCACCCTAGGTATGGTAATAAGCCCATAGTTACCAATATTTCAATGGCGGTAGAAGCGATTGAGCGAGCACACTGGCATTACTCAAACCTTAAATATTTTCCTAATACGGTAATATTGGCAGATATAGAAAAGCAAAATTATGCCATTTACCCCCGAACACTCTATGTTGATATTGAGGTGCAGTGCGGGGCTTGCTCTAGGGCATTTATTTTTTTTGCTCAAGAGCAGCAGTATTGGTTTGAGGTACTTGGGTTTTGGGTCGATTCGCACTGTACTCATTGTTTTGGATGCCGTAAGCATGCCAGATATATACTTACTCTTCGTAAACGATACGATATGTTAGCAAATGCAGCCAATAAAACTGTCAGTGAAAAAACAGAGCATAAAGCGCTTGCAAAGACTCTTTACTGTTTAGGTATTATTAAAAATATCAATAAAGTGAATGGTTAG
- a CDS encoding carboxypeptidase-like regulatory domain-containing protein, with product MFSWFRKKKEVFLSPEVNGVVTENGTPIANLEIIRSLIYIDEKVRRDIATTDEDGRFHFPKKTILSSIPNKLIVENRVSQEIFIESESTLIPLWVANQSSIIEIPEYSQKLAFLECELTNKRVTFEFKKNNNEHLNYVASSICRWKTDYMPFWLYDGDREYKINNGDFNNLTERNIKED from the coding sequence ATGTTTAGCTGGTTCAGAAAGAAAAAAGAAGTATTTTTAAGCCCTGAAGTCAATGGTGTTGTTACAGAAAATGGCACACCAATTGCCAATTTAGAAATAATACGATCACTAATCTATATAGATGAAAAAGTCCGCAGAGATATAGCAACTACCGATGAAGATGGGCGCTTTCATTTTCCTAAAAAAACTATTCTTTCCTCAATACCAAATAAGCTAATAGTTGAAAACCGTGTTTCGCAAGAAATCTTTATTGAAAGCGAAAGCACTTTAATTCCATTATGGGTTGCAAATCAATCATCAATTATAGAAATTCCCGAGTATAGTCAAAAATTAGCATTCCTAGAGTGTGAATTAACTAATAAACGCGTTACTTTTGAATTTAAAAAAAATAATAACGAACATTTAAATTATGTAGCATCGAGTATTTGTCGTTGGAAAACAGACTATATGCCATTTTGGTTATATGACGGAGATAGAGAATATAAAATTAATAATGGTGATTTTAACAACTTAACTGAGCGCAACATCAAGGAAGATTAA
- a CDS encoding YfcL family protein, which produces MSLVNYIDAAQQYFDDLVIKATDDELFAGGYLRGHFDLAVGYAEVEKLTISIDELNETVEQSLVKAYRNGELNEEDKALVVRLWEEVKALA; this is translated from the coding sequence ATGAGTTTAGTGAACTATATCGATGCAGCTCAGCAGTACTTCGATGACTTAGTAATAAAAGCAACCGACGATGAGTTATTTGCAGGCGGTTATTTACGAGGCCACTTTGATCTTGCTGTAGGCTATGCCGAAGTAGAAAAACTCACAATTAGTATTGATGAGCTAAACGAAACTGTAGAGCAAAGCTTAGTTAAAGCGTATCGCAATGGTGAGCTTAACGAGGAAGACAAGGCATTAGTTGTACGCTTGTGGGAAGAAGTAAAAGCACTCGCTTAA
- a CDS encoding DUF6795 domain-containing protein — protein MNISSYNPRFIILFILACLIIFPAISQGEDMFSWFRKKKEVFLSPEVNGIVTENGAPIANLEIIRSLMYLDEIDRRDTAITDEDGRFHFPKKTIFSSIPNKLIVENRISQEIFIRNDDNKIELWSANQSGIKEIPEYTNKLAFINCEVTNKLVRFEFKNYNNEHLNRIASSICRWEDDYIPTHIIENGEIKYKIHDGDFNKITELFTGKEVEL, from the coding sequence ATGAATATATCTAGCTATAACCCTCGATTCATTATCTTATTTATTCTTGCTTGTCTTATTATTTTCCCAGCCATTAGCCAAGGAGAAGATATGTTTAGCTGGTTCAGAAAGAAAAAAGAAGTATTTTTAAGCCCTGAAGTCAATGGTATTGTTACAGAAAATGGCGCACCAATTGCCAACTTAGAAATAATACGATCATTAATGTATTTAGATGAGATTGACCGTCGTGACACTGCAATTACCGATGAAGATGGGCGCTTTCATTTTCCAAAAAAAACAATTTTTTCCTCAATTCCGAATAAACTTATCGTTGAAAACCGTATTTCCCAAGAAATTTTTATCCGAAATGATGATAATAAAATTGAGCTCTGGAGTGCTAATCAGTCTGGTATTAAAGAAATACCTGAATATACCAACAAATTAGCATTCATAAATTGCGAAGTAACAAATAAATTAGTCAGGTTTGAGTTCAAAAATTACAATAATGAGCATTTAAATAGAATAGCCTCCAGTATTTGTAGATGGGAAGATGACTATATACCAACACATATCATAGAGAACGGAGAGATAAAGTACAAAATACATGATGGAGATTTCAATAAGATTACAGAGCTTTTTACAGGGAAGGAGGTTGAGTTATGA
- a CDS encoding ATP-NAD kinase family protein has protein sequence MAFKLGLIVNPVAGLGGTVALKGSDGAQTAARAIELGAEPKANSRTKAALEVLLPYKERLTIYTVNGDMGEKAAKALGFNAEVVYNTSAITTPDDTEQAAKVLKDCGVDLVLFAGGDGTARNICHAIEDTVPVLGIPAGCKIHSGVYAITPKAAGRVVEMLVKGELVTLADADVMDIDEDAFRQGTVKAKRYGEMQTPSEVRYMQAVKNGGKETDELVLADIAAHVVSQMDEDTFYIMGSGSTVEAIMEEMGLENTLLGVDLIKDQTLVAQDLTAAQLLQYTHQQSTKLVITLIGGQGHIFGRGNQQLSPALIRAIGKENIIVVATKTKLQALNGRPLICDTGDGELDDTLTGYIKVTTGFNDHIMYAVGHQHLEEMDALQNQEINK, from the coding sequence ATGGCGTTTAAATTAGGCTTAATTGTAAATCCAGTCGCGGGTTTAGGTGGCACGGTTGCTTTAAAAGGCAGTGATGGCGCACAAACTGCTGCCAGAGCTATTGAGCTAGGCGCAGAGCCAAAAGCCAATAGCCGCACAAAAGCAGCGCTTGAAGTGCTATTACCTTATAAAGAGCGCCTGACTATTTACACTGTTAACGGTGACATGGGTGAGAAAGCAGCCAAAGCCTTAGGCTTTAATGCAGAGGTTGTGTACAACACTTCTGCAATAACAACCCCAGATGACACAGAACAAGCAGCAAAAGTACTTAAAGACTGTGGTGTTGATTTAGTTTTATTTGCCGGAGGTGACGGTACAGCACGTAATATTTGCCATGCAATAGAAGACACTGTGCCTGTACTTGGCATTCCCGCAGGCTGCAAAATCCACTCTGGTGTGTACGCTATTACACCAAAAGCTGCAGGGCGCGTAGTCGAAATGCTGGTTAAAGGTGAGTTAGTTACTTTAGCTGATGCCGATGTAATGGATATCGATGAAGATGCCTTTAGACAAGGCACAGTAAAAGCAAAGCGCTACGGCGAAATGCAAACCCCAAGTGAAGTACGTTATATGCAAGCGGTTAAAAATGGCGGTAAAGAAACCGACGAGCTCGTGCTTGCCGACATTGCTGCGCATGTTGTATCACAAATGGATGAAGACACATTTTACATTATGGGTAGCGGCTCAACGGTTGAGGCGATAATGGAGGAAATGGGACTTGAGAATACGTTGCTTGGCGTGGATTTAATTAAAGATCAAACCTTAGTTGCCCAAGATTTAACGGCTGCGCAATTACTGCAATATACTCACCAGCAAAGTACTAAGTTAGTTATTACGCTCATTGGCGGGCAAGGGCATATATTCGGCCGTGGTAATCAGCAATTGAGCCCTGCGCTTATACGCGCAATAGGCAAAGAAAATATTATTGTAGTCGCAACAAAAACAAAACTACAGGCGCTAAATGGGCGTCCGCTTATTTGCGATACGGGCGACGGCGAACTTGATGACACATTAACGGGTTATATAAAAGTAACCACCGGATTTAACGATCATATTATGTATGCAGTAGGGCACCAACATCTTGAAGAAATGGATGCTTTGCAAAACCAGGAGATTAATAAATGA
- a CDS encoding GrxA family glutaredoxin, whose translation MLTVIFGREGCPFCVRAKDVAEQLANERDDFKFRYIDIIKEGISKVDLEKSAGKPCPTVPQIFVDQNHIGGFTEFEAYAKESLGLYK comes from the coding sequence TACTGTAATTTTTGGCCGAGAAGGTTGTCCATTTTGTGTACGTGCAAAAGACGTAGCAGAACAACTAGCAAATGAACGCGATGATTTTAAATTTCGTTATATCGATATTATAAAAGAAGGGATAAGCAAAGTTGATTTAGAAAAGTCAGCGGGTAAACCTTGCCCTACCGTACCACAAATTTTTGTAGACCAAAATCACATTGGCGGGTTTACCGAATTTGAAGCATATGCAAAAGAAAGCTTAGGTTTGTACAAATAA
- a CDS encoding elongation factor P hydroxylase, translated as MHQIADLISIFERTFYQTYNTRLIKGDSEPVYLPATDYVLYHQVVFAHGFYASALHEIAHWLVAGNERRLSEDYGYWYCPDGRDKQQQADFENVEVKPQAIEWLLSTAAGFNFNVSVDNLNGEQTCRFDFQQRVHQRVLTLIKNGFNSRTESLLKALSHFYNTPWPLTAQQFNWQYPKELCNGV; from the coding sequence ATGCATCAAATAGCTGATCTAATTTCAATTTTTGAACGCACTTTTTATCAAACTTATAATACTCGGTTGATAAAAGGCGACAGCGAGCCTGTGTATTTACCGGCAACAGATTATGTGCTCTATCACCAAGTCGTATTTGCCCATGGTTTTTACGCCAGTGCATTGCATGAAATTGCACACTGGCTGGTGGCGGGTAATGAACGGCGTTTATCAGAGGATTACGGCTATTGGTATTGCCCCGATGGGCGTGATAAACAACAACAAGCTGATTTTGAAAACGTTGAAGTAAAGCCCCAAGCCATCGAGTGGTTATTAAGTACCGCAGCAGGGTTTAATTTTAATGTGTCGGTAGATAACTTAAACGGCGAACAAACGTGTCGGTTTGATTTTCAGCAGCGCGTGCATCAACGAGTGCTTACCTTGATTAAAAACGGTTTTAACTCTCGTACGGAGTCACTTTTAAAAGCGCTCTCTCATTTTTACAACACACCGTGGCCATTAACTGCACAGCAATTTAATTGGCAATACCCAAAGGAGCTTTGTAATGGCGTTTAA
- a CDS encoding lipase family protein, with product MNNKLSPNTAASVAARVYDIRKSNSYKREFNIDFIENFKITNNQIKGVSGGLINQLLNRTTGFALTAEGASQQFKGHHIIGIRGTVFTSCADWLTNLNVAITHGPKNLEVHSGFEKAFTSMKPMFESYVKQHKPKCLHLVGHSLGGAIAQLTAIWASEQGIPTNLYTFGAPRVVLNQFVHSAAYNIGQYRVTHGADPVPCVPAWPFSHTSSEYQTAMNEGSFFSIGAHSMEENTPGYVNTVAAYKDYASMESSIKPLHYNHTVLKYEQRFNVTFSAACQRIITNGLITFLKKTGQYAFISAQAGVAVGLTFYDILARCLFESVVKFVELTEELKGLIGHMLAFVGKATYEVKELTAQFIRWVLGLMVKKLYLVAKHAIDRI from the coding sequence ATGAATAATAAGTTGTCACCCAACACAGCTGCGAGCGTTGCCGCAAGAGTATATGATATAAGAAAAAGTAACAGTTATAAAAGAGAGTTTAACATAGATTTTATTGAAAACTTTAAAATCACCAACAACCAAATTAAAGGTGTTAGCGGTGGCTTAATCAATCAACTGCTAAACCGCACGACAGGTTTCGCTTTGACTGCAGAAGGTGCATCACAACAATTTAAAGGCCACCATATTATTGGTATACGTGGCACCGTTTTTACCTCCTGCGCCGACTGGCTAACAAACTTAAATGTAGCCATTACCCACGGCCCTAAAAATTTAGAAGTGCATTCTGGCTTTGAGAAAGCCTTTACCAGCATGAAGCCGATGTTTGAAAGTTATGTCAAGCAGCATAAACCTAAGTGTTTGCACCTTGTTGGTCATAGCTTAGGTGGTGCTATAGCACAGCTCACTGCAATTTGGGCAAGTGAGCAAGGTATTCCCACTAATTTATATACGTTTGGTGCGCCTAGGGTTGTATTAAACCAGTTTGTTCATTCTGCAGCGTACAATATAGGCCAGTACCGCGTAACGCACGGCGCAGATCCGGTACCCTGCGTACCAGCTTGGCCATTTAGTCATACTTCAAGCGAATATCAGACAGCGATGAATGAAGGATCTTTTTTTAGTATTGGTGCACACTCGATGGAAGAAAATACACCAGGTTATGTTAATACTGTGGCTGCTTATAAAGACTACGCAAGCATGGAAAGCTCAATAAAGCCTCTTCACTACAATCACACTGTGTTAAAGTATGAGCAGCGCTTTAATGTTACGTTTTCAGCTGCCTGCCAACGAATAATTACCAATGGCTTAATTACCTTTTTAAAGAAAACAGGACAATACGCCTTTATCTCTGCACAGGCAGGTGTAGCTGTTGGGTTAACTTTTTATGATATTTTAGCCCGCTGCCTATTTGAATCAGTGGTTAAATTTGTAGAGCTTACAGAGGAGTTAAAGGGATTAATTGGGCACATGCTCGCGTTTGTTGGTAAAGCGACATATGAAGTCAAAGAGCTTACAGCTCAATTTATCCGTTGGGTATTAGGTTTAATGGTCAAAAAGCTATACTTGGTGGCAAAACATGCCATTGACCGTATTTAA
- a CDS encoding DEAD/DEAH box helicase: MSEPVTFESLNLSPAILKAVEELGYKTPSEIQAQCIPLLLERKDVLGLAQTGTGKTAAFALPLLNNIDPSVKQPQILVLTPTRELAIQVAEAFEQYAKHVRGIEVLALYGGQSYSIQLSALRRGAQVIVATPGRLIDHINRGTIKFDALQALVLDEADEMLRMGFIDDVESIMEKTPREKQTCLFSATMPKQIQNISSKYMNNPEQVHISARNSTVSSVEQVFWNASVHKNKAIVRFLEAEQYEGAIVFVRTRNDTVQLAELLEREGFSAAPLNGDMNQQARERTVDRLKSGMLNIVIATDVAARGLDVDRLSLVINYDIPQDSEAYVHRIGRTGRAGRTGKAILFVKHNERYLLKNIIRHTKSEIAQVELPTAKIVEEKRIEALQAKLTIALENKDITFFNDVATNMAEKLDLPLESLAGALLCLAQQQSPIKVEEVKIQPRERNERNDRNPRNDRNDRGDRGRRNERGGERGGERAERKPRERNSRDAGPMDTYRIEVGREHGVQVKNIVGAIANEADISSKFIGDIRLHDNHSTVQLPQNMPKDVLDHFQKVFICKRPMGLTITQDQGPAEPRGERSERPAGDKRSFNKDDSARGDKRSGPRKERRPVSFTAK, from the coding sequence ATGTCAGAACCAGTCACGTTTGAATCTCTAAATCTTTCTCCTGCAATTTTGAAGGCAGTTGAAGAGTTGGGTTACAAGACACCATCTGAAATCCAAGCTCAATGTATACCGTTATTGCTAGAAAGAAAGGACGTACTGGGACTAGCTCAAACGGGTACAGGTAAAACCGCAGCATTTGCACTGCCATTACTTAATAATATTGACCCGTCTGTGAAGCAGCCACAGATCCTTGTACTCACACCAACACGTGAGCTTGCGATCCAAGTAGCTGAGGCATTCGAACAATATGCTAAACATGTTCGTGGTATTGAAGTATTGGCACTATATGGTGGCCAAAGCTACAGTATCCAATTAAGCGCACTTCGTCGTGGCGCTCAGGTTATTGTTGCAACTCCAGGTCGTTTAATCGATCACATTAACCGTGGCACAATCAAGTTTGATGCTCTACAAGCGCTTGTACTTGATGAAGCCGATGAAATGTTACGTATGGGCTTTATCGATGATGTAGAAAGCATCATGGAAAAAACACCGCGCGAAAAGCAAACATGTCTTTTCTCTGCGACTATGCCTAAGCAAATTCAAAACATCAGCAGCAAATATATGAACAATCCTGAACAGGTTCATATTTCTGCGCGTAACTCAACAGTATCATCTGTTGAGCAAGTATTTTGGAATGCAAGCGTACATAAAAATAAAGCAATTGTTCGTTTCTTAGAAGCTGAGCAATATGAAGGTGCTATTGTTTTCGTTCGTACACGTAACGATACTGTACAACTTGCTGAATTATTAGAGCGCGAAGGTTTCTCGGCGGCTCCACTTAACGGTGACATGAACCAGCAAGCACGTGAACGCACTGTAGATCGTTTAAAAAGTGGCATGCTAAACATTGTTATTGCAACAGATGTAGCGGCACGTGGTCTAGATGTTGACCGTTTAAGCTTAGTTATCAACTACGATATTCCACAAGATTCTGAAGCCTACGTTCACCGTATCGGCCGTACAGGTCGTGCTGGTCGTACTGGTAAAGCAATTTTATTCGTAAAACATAACGAACGTTATTTACTTAAAAATATCATTCGTCATACGAAGTCTGAAATTGCACAAGTTGAATTACCAACTGCAAAAATTGTTGAAGAAAAACGTATCGAAGCGTTACAAGCAAAATTAACTATTGCGCTTGAAAACAAAGACATTACATTCTTCAATGATGTAGCTACTAACATGGCTGAAAAACTTGACCTTCCTCTTGAAAGCTTAGCGGGTGCGTTACTGTGTTTAGCACAGCAACAGTCGCCAATTAAAGTTGAAGAAGTTAAGATTCAACCTCGTGAACGTAACGAGCGTAACGACCGCAACCCACGTAATGACCGCAACGATCGTGGTGACCGTGGACGTCGTAACGAGCGTGGCGGCGAACGTGGTGGTGAACGCGCTGAGCGTAAACCTCGCGAACGTAACAGCCGTGATGCAGGCCCTATGGATACGTACCGTATCGAAGTAGGTCGTGAACATGGTGTTCAAGTTAAAAACATTGTTGGCGCTATCGCTAACGAAGCTGACATCTCAAGCAAGTTTATTGGTGATATTCGTCTGCACGATAATCACAGTACGGTTCAATTACCGCAAAACATGCCTAAAGATGTACTTGATCATTTCCAAAAAGTGTTTATTTGTAAACGTCCTATGGGCTTAACAATCACACAAGATCAAGGCCCTGCTGAACCACGCGGCGAACGCTCTGAGCGTCCAGCTGGTGATAAACGCAGCTTTAACAAAGACGACAGTGCACGCGGTGATAAGCGCAGCGGTCCTCGTAAAGAACGTCGCCCAGTAAGCTTCACAGCTAAATAG
- a CDS encoding AbgT family transporter, with the protein MNNNQDALPSGLVARFLNFVERIGNKLPDPAIIFLFAMLLIWFLSWWFSGVSFDAIDPRTGEAIIINNMLASDSLATFLSSMVKTFTGFAPLGVVLVAMLGVGVAEHSGFINTGLKLMLKVTPKKLLTPSIILVAIVSHTATDAGYVLVIPLAGVIFYAAGRHPLAGIAAAFAGVSGGFGANFIPSGIDPLLQSFTQSAAQIINPAMSINPLNNWAFASASSLFIVLVGWYITDKIIEPRLQKTKVDGTEEDLPVFEDARSDEKRAFFIASSVMIAGLALLAFVSAPADSAMRSSDGSLTNFSSPLMQSIVPLIFLLFWIPGAVYGFTVGTFKSTKDMIDAMSKAMSGMAYYIVMAFFCSLFIAAFSKSNLGALLAIEGAQLLKAMELPSAVTVVGIIFLTGFVNLFVGSSSAKWALLGPVFVPMLMQLGISPDLTQAAYRVGDSSSNIITPLMPYFPLVVVYCQKYVKGTGIGTLIALMLPYSIAFMIGWSIFLLGYWALGIPLGLDASYVYPAVAP; encoded by the coding sequence ATGAATAATAATCAGGACGCCTTACCTTCGGGGCTAGTCGCGCGTTTTTTAAATTTTGTTGAAAGAATAGGGAATAAGCTTCCAGACCCGGCAATTATATTTTTATTTGCTATGTTATTGATCTGGTTTTTATCGTGGTGGTTTTCAGGCGTAAGTTTTGACGCAATTGATCCCCGTACAGGCGAAGCCATTATAATTAATAACATGCTGGCAAGTGACTCATTAGCGACCTTTTTATCATCAATGGTAAAAACCTTTACAGGGTTTGCTCCTTTAGGCGTAGTGTTAGTGGCTATGCTTGGTGTGGGCGTTGCCGAACATTCTGGCTTTATTAATACCGGCTTAAAACTGATGTTAAAAGTAACACCTAAAAAGTTATTAACGCCTTCGATCATTTTAGTGGCCATTGTTAGTCACACGGCAACCGATGCAGGTTATGTATTGGTTATCCCATTAGCGGGCGTGATTTTCTATGCCGCAGGGCGTCATCCACTTGCAGGTATTGCAGCGGCATTTGCGGGTGTAAGTGGTGGTTTTGGTGCTAACTTTATTCCATCGGGAATTGATCCATTACTGCAAAGCTTTACGCAAAGTGCAGCGCAAATTATTAACCCTGCTATGTCTATTAATCCGCTTAATAACTGGGCATTTGCCTCAGCGTCAAGTTTATTTATCGTATTAGTAGGCTGGTATATCACCGATAAAATTATCGAACCACGCCTACAAAAAACAAAAGTTGATGGCACAGAAGAAGACTTACCTGTATTTGAAGATGCACGCAGTGATGAAAAGCGCGCCTTTTTTATTGCAAGTAGCGTGATGATCGCAGGCCTTGCATTATTAGCGTTTGTTTCAGCCCCCGCAGATTCTGCAATGCGTAGCAGTGATGGATCGCTTACCAATTTTAGCTCCCCTTTAATGCAATCAATTGTTCCGTTAATCTTTTTACTCTTTTGGATCCCAGGTGCTGTATATGGCTTTACAGTCGGCACATTTAAAAGTACCAAAGATATGATCGATGCTATGAGCAAAGCGATGAGCGGCATGGCGTATTATATTGTAATGGCGTTCTTTTGTTCGTTATTTATTGCCGCTTTTAGTAAATCAAACTTAGGTGCATTACTGGCAATCGAAGGCGCACAGCTTTTAAAAGCAATGGAGCTACCGAGCGCAGTCACTGTAGTAGGTATCATCTTTTTAACAGGCTTTGTTAACTTGTTTGTCGGTTCAAGCTCAGCTAAATGGGCATTACTTGGTCCCGTATTTGTGCCAATGCTGATGCAATTGGGGATCTCGCCAGATTTAACCCAGGCGGCTTACAGAGTCGGAGACTCAAGCTCTAATATCATTACACCACTTATGCCTTACTTTCCGCTTGTTGTTGTGTATTGTCAAAAGTATGTCAAAGGCACTGGCATAGGCACGCTCATTGCGCTGATGCTACCGTATTCAATCGCCTTTATGATTGGCTGGAGTATCTTCTTGCTAGGCTACTGGGCACTCGGTATCCCGCTAGGTCTTGATGCCAGCTATGTGTATCCGGCAGTAGCGCCTTAA
- a CDS encoding DUF4112 domain-containing protein, whose amino-acid sequence MRINNQPSVVHYEYETAIKRLEKFSHFTDSSIGIPFTKFNIGLEAVIGLIPVIGDAAGLILSSYVLIEAQRFGVSKRIKTKMIINMLIDFVGGLVPFFGDIFDAFFKANTRNTHLLKKHIAKQLKAHGNESSVI is encoded by the coding sequence ATGCGAATAAACAATCAACCTTCAGTCGTACATTATGAATATGAAACAGCTATTAAACGTTTAGAAAAGTTTTCTCACTTTACAGATAGCAGCATCGGCATTCCTTTTACTAAATTTAATATAGGTTTGGAAGCTGTAATTGGTTTAATCCCTGTTATAGGTGATGCCGCAGGGCTAATTTTATCAAGCTATGTGCTTATCGAAGCGCAGCGTTTCGGTGTGAGTAAACGTATAAAGACTAAGATGATTATCAATATGCTTATAGACTTTGTGGGCGGTTTAGTGCCATTTTTTGGTGATATTTTTGATGCGTTTTTTAAAGCAAATACACGAAACACGCATTTATTAAAAAAGCATATAGCTAAGCAGTTAAAAGCGCACGGTAATGAAAGCTCAGTTATTTAA